The Ramlibacter algicola genome segment TGCCGCGCGCGAACGCACCCAAGAAAGGCACCCGCGACATCGAAGGCCTGACCATCCACGCCGTCGACCGCATCGAGGAGGCGCTCGAGGTCGTTCGGGCGCTTTAGCGATCCCCGACAATCGCGGCATGAACTTCAGCCGCATCCTCGTCCCCATTGCCGGCGCCGCGCTGGTCGCATTTGCCTGGCGCAGCTACGGCTGGGCCGGTGTCGCGTTGGCGGTGGGCGGCATCGTGATGTGGATGCTGCTGCACTTCACCCGGCTCACGCAGGTGCTCAAGCGCGCGTCCAAGCGGCCGATCGGCTACGTCGACAGCGCCGTGATGCTCAACGCCCGCCTCAAGCCCGGCCTGACGCTGCTGCACGTGATCGGCCTCACCCGCGCGCTGGGCGAGCAGCTCTCGGACAAGGACGCGCAGCCGGAGATCTACCGCTGGACCGACGGCTCGGCGTCGCACGTCACCTGCGAGTTCGCCGCCGGCCGGCTGGCCAAGTGGGATCTGCACCGCCCCACCGAGGCGCCAGCCCAGGCTCCGGCTGAGCCACCCGCCGCCTGATCGGCGGCCGGTAAAATCGCCGGCTCACCCGACTGCAAGGAACACCGCAATGAGCGTCATCCCCTCCATGGCCGACCGCGACGGCAAGATCTGGATGGACGGCGAACTGGTGGAGTGGCGCGAAGCCAAGATCCACGTCCTGACGCACACGCTGCACTACGGCTGCGGCGCCTTCGAGGGCGTCCGTGCGTACAACACGGCCAACGGCACCGCGATCTTCCGCCTGCAGGAACACACCGACCGCCTGTTCAACAGCGCCAAGATCCTGCGCATGCAGATCCCGTTCGGCAAGGAACAGGTCAACGAGGCGCAGAAGCAGGTCGTGCGCGCCAACAACCTGGAAAGCTGCTACCTGCGCCCGCTGACCTGGATCGGCTCGCAGAAGCTGGGCGTCAGCCCCAAGGGCAACAGGATCCACCTGATGGTCGCCGCCTGGCCGTGGGGCGCGTACCTGGGCGAAGAGGGCATGCAGCGCGGCATCCGCGTCAAGACCTCCAGCTACACCCGCCACCACGTCAACATCACGATGACGCAGGCCAAGGCGGTCAGCAACTACAGCAACTCCATCCTCGCCAACATGGAAGCGGTGGACGACGGCTACGACGAAGCGCTGCTGCTGGACAGCACCGGCTTCGTCAGCGAAGGCGCGGGCGAGAACATCTTCGTCGTCAAGGACGGCGTGATCTACACGCCCGACCTGTCGGCCGGTGCGCTGAACGGCATCACGCGCAACACGGTGTTCCACATCGCCAAGGACCTGGGCATCGAGATCGTGCAGAAGCGCATCACGCGCGACGAGGTCTACATCGCCGACGAAGCGTTCTTCACCGGCACCGCCGCCGAAGTCACGCCGATCCGTGAACTCGACCGCGTGCAGCTGGGCATCGGCTCGCGCGGCCCGGTGACCGAGAAGATCCAGGCGGCCTTCTTCGACATCGTGAATGGCCGCAATCCCAAGTACGCCCACTGGCTCACGAAAGTCTGACGATGGACGCACCCAAGATGAAGGACGCCCCGGTCGAGATCGGCGCCAAGGACCTGAATGGCAACGGCGGCATCTTCTGCCCGAGCCCCATGGCCGGCATGAAGATCTGGAATTCGCACCCGCGCGTGTTCCTGGACATCGCGCACGGCGGCGGCGCCGCCAAGTGCCCGTACTGCGGCACGGTGTACCAGTTGCGTGCGGGTGAGCACGTGGGCGGCGGCCACTGAACCACGCGTTGTCATGCCGGGCCTGCCCCGGCATCCATGCCGATCCAGGCATGGATTGCGGGTCAAGCCCGCAATGACAAACTCCACCCATGACCCGCTCCCTCGTCATCGCCCCGCAATGGATCGGCGATGCGGTGATGACCGAGCCGCTGCTGCGCCGGTTGCGGCACCGCGGCGAGGACCTCACCGTCGGCGCGGTGCCGTGGGTCGCGCCGGTCTACCGCGCGATGCCGGAAGTGGGCCGCGTGATCGAGTTTCCGTTCCAGCATGGCGGCCTGCAGTTCGGTGCGCGGCGGCGACTCGCCCGTGATCTCGAAGGCCACTTCGACGCCGCGTACGTGCTGCCCAACTCGCTCAAGAGCGCGTTGCTGCCGTTCCTGGCCAGCATCCCCAAGCGCATCGGCTACCTCGGTGAAGCGCGCGTCGGGTTGCTGACGCACCGCCTGAAGAACCCCGCGAACAAGCCGCCGATGGTGGCGTTCTATTCGGCGCTGTCGGGCGATCGCGACGGCCTCGAGCAGGACCGGCCGCGGCTG includes the following:
- a CDS encoding glycerate kinase, with amino-acid sequence MNFSRILVPIAGAALVAFAWRSYGWAGVALAVGGIVMWMLLHFTRLTQVLKRASKRPIGYVDSAVMLNARLKPGLTLLHVIGLTRALGEQLSDKDAQPEIYRWTDGSASHVTCEFAAGRLAKWDLHRPTEAPAQAPAEPPAA
- a CDS encoding zinc-finger domain-containing protein, coding for MKDAPVEIGAKDLNGNGGIFCPSPMAGMKIWNSHPRVFLDIAHGGGAAKCPYCGTVYQLRAGEHVGGGH
- a CDS encoding branched-chain amino acid transaminase; translation: MSVIPSMADRDGKIWMDGELVEWREAKIHVLTHTLHYGCGAFEGVRAYNTANGTAIFRLQEHTDRLFNSAKILRMQIPFGKEQVNEAQKQVVRANNLESCYLRPLTWIGSQKLGVSPKGNRIHLMVAAWPWGAYLGEEGMQRGIRVKTSSYTRHHVNITMTQAKAVSNYSNSILANMEAVDDGYDEALLLDSTGFVSEGAGENIFVVKDGVIYTPDLSAGALNGITRNTVFHIAKDLGIEIVQKRITRDEVYIADEAFFTGTAAEVTPIRELDRVQLGIGSRGPVTEKIQAAFFDIVNGRNPKYAHWLTKV